A window from Triticum aestivum cultivar Chinese Spring chromosome 6D, IWGSC CS RefSeq v2.1, whole genome shotgun sequence encodes these proteins:
- the LOC123140907 gene encoding disease resistance protein RGA2-like, with protein MVLDAFASYVLHMLTEMASKEVHMLLGFRREIDKMDIKLRDLKNFLADADRRNITDKSVQEWVAQLKRAMYEAADILDICQLKAMERGMSTADVGCFNPLLFCMRNPSHAHDIGTRIKALNKWLDVIKERSAAFNFIPLGSYEDCSSKVHGSPSGNKRRETSGEFDRSGVVGEKIKQDTRKLVEIMLSETESNTNIMVVAVVGVGGIGKTTLAQKVFNDEALNAEFEKMIWLSVNKDFDKVELLRTIIIQAGGEHGGEKALAVLQPILATTLKGKKLFLVLDDVWDHGAWDDVLKTPLANVVAQGSRVLVTTRDETLARRMKVVLPYHHVDKLEEEDAWSLLKKQIISSHTDEREIDMLKDIGVQILAKCDGLPLAVKVMGGLLCQKDKIHREWEMVLSDSIWSISGMPEELNHALYLSYEDLSSSAKQCFLLYSLLPKTAVFFRDEIIGMWISEGFLHGTLDDLEELGSKYYKELILRNLIEPDAEFIDQSVCNMHDVVRSFAQFVARDEALAAHSGETNIVSKLSAQKLLRFSLEEKALESDVLDWSSLQAQKTLRTLILVGHINIKPRDSLVHFPCLRTLHIAFSHVVALLESLHELKHLRYLSLEHTDISILPDSIGKMKFLQYISLRGCHQFVDLPRSIVKLGQLRHLNFSGTSINNIPRGFCVLTNLRALRGFPARVDGDWCSLEELGPLSFLEDLEFDGLENITDSSSAAKAKLGDKVHLTSLFLNCGSILEDDGLIKEEDCVSEEKQQQIEKVFEELCPPPRLENLDIKGYFGRWLPRWMMSSSAVALKSLRILFITDLACCKQLPDGLCQLPYLEFIQINRAPAIKRVGPEFTQSYHQHSPRPSQMVAAFPRLEKIKLIGMVEWEEWEWEEQVQAFPVLQELMLKQCKLKCLPPGLASQARALNTLYIYNVQGLISLENFPSLVLLELDENLDLERITNLPRLQELTILNCTKLKVLEGVPALHRLVLSYNDMETIPEYMKGINPRHLELYCSLALLVSIAAGQSGSEWDKFGHVEHVKAYAREGGNSRKWYVFYTAKPYSLETNVSHSFMLKGTLTSFDDAQGFESLFKMTRKTFSYISSLVMGPSMEDMNNYTFVDGRVLSLEDRVAISLRRLQSSEPTESIASSVGVNESIILLVTERFVDTVWERADHHSSGPDCSEKDEIKSKFDKIHNMHNCCGVICTTHIPFGPNCNHEKNDIAVIQFIVDATKRFRNIWLGPAGSMNKSSLLKNSEIFKECAKGGWLNGNKLKVALDGSEVGEYIIGDAGYPLLPWLLTPYQEEGLSDSMAEFNRRHSAATTCALKALARLKDTWKCLQGETWWPANLETRSKIIYACCMLHNIVIEMEDDAAMLSTKRRNYSKEVRQIAKEDAARARDMLSQYFLASRSSESGEEGDEAASSGSGGESKKQEKQARTTDEEISVLTR; from the exons ATGGTCCTGGATGCCTTTGCGTCCTACGTGCTACACATGCTGACGGAGATGGCGAGCAAAGAGGTGCACATGCTGCTTGGATTCAGACGCGAGATCGACAAGATGGACATTAAGCTTAGGGACCTCAAGAACTTCCTCGCCGACGCTGACAGGAGAAACATCACCGACAAGAGCGTGCAAGAGTGGGTGGCCCAGCTCAAGCGTGCCATGTATGAAGCTGCTGACATCCTCGACATCTGCCAGCTCAAGGCCATGGAGCGCGGTATGTCCACTGCAGATGTGGGCTGCTTCAACCCCTTGCTCTTCTGCATGCGGAATCCCTCCCATGCCCACGACATCGGCACCCGCATCAAGGCACTCAACAAGTGGCTCGACGTCATCAAGGAGCGAAGCGCTGCTTTCAACTTCATACCTCTTGGTTCCTATGAGGATTGCAGCAGCAAGGTCCATGGCTCTCCTTCTGGCAATAAGAGACGTGAGACGTCAGGGGAGTTTGATAGGTCCGGTGTAGTCGGAGAGAAGATCAAACAAGACACGAGAAAGCTAGTTGAGATCATGCTGAGTGAAACGGAGAGCAACACCAACATCATGGTAGTCGCCGTTGTTGGGGTTGGTGGAATCGGCAAGACCACTCTTGCCCAAAAGGTCTTCAACGACGAAGCCTTGAATGCCGAGTTCGAGAAGATGATATGGTTGAGCGTCAACAAGGACTTCGACAAGGTTGAGTTGCTCAGGACAATCATCATACAAGCCGGAGGAGAACATGGTGGTGAAAAGGCATTGGCTGTGCTTCAGCCAATCCTTGCCACTACCTTGAAAGGGAAGAAGCTATTCCTGGTGCTAGATGATGTTTGGGACCATGGAGCATGGGATGATGTGCTTAAAACACCCCTGGCTAATGTTGTGGCTCAAGGTAGTCGAGTCCTCGTCACTACTAGAGATGAAACACTAGCTCGTAGGATGAAAGTTGTGCTTCCCTACCACCATGTGGACAAATTAGAGGAGGAGGATGCCTGGTCATTGCTCAAGAAACAG ATAATCTCAAGTCATACAGATGAACGTGAAATTGATATGCTCAAGGATATTGGAGTGCAAATTTTAGCAAAATGTGATGGTTTGCCTCTTGCTGTCAAAGTAATGGGAGGGCTCTTGTGTCAGAAGGACAAAATACACCGTGAGTGGGAGATGGTTCTGAGTGATTCTATATGGTCGATATCTGGAATGCCCGAAGAGTTAAACCATGCATTATATTTAAGCTACGAAGATTTATCTTCTTCTGCCAAACAATGTTTTCTGCTTTACTCCCTTCTCCCTAAAACTGCAGTGTTCTTTAGAGATGAAATCATTGGCATGTGGATCAGTGAAGGATTTCTTCATGGGACATTGGACGATTTAGAAGAACTAGGAAGCAAGTACTATAAGGAGTTGATACTAAGGAATCTTATTGAGCCAGATGCAGAGTTTATTGATCAATCGGTCTGCAACATGCATGATGTTGTTCGCTCATTTGCTCAATTTGTGGCTAGAGATGAGGCACTAGCAGCTCATAGTGGAGAAACTAACATTGTTAGTAAACTTAGTGCACAGAAGCTTCTTCGGTTTTCTCTAGAAGAAAAAGCATTGGAATCAGATGTGTTGGACTGGAGTTCTTTGCAAGCACAAAAGACATTAAGGACACTAATATTAGTTGGCCATATAAATATCAAGCCTCGTGATTCGTTGGTTCATTTTCCATGTCTACGGACTTTACATATAGCTTTTTCACATGTTGTAGCCTTGCTTGAATCTTTGCATGAGCTCAAGCACCTGAGGTACTTATCCTTAGAACACACTGATATATCTATTCTGCCGGATAGCATTGGAAAGATGAAATTCTTGCAATACATTAGTCTTAGAGGATGTCATCAATTTGTGGACCTTCCACGTAGCATTGTAAAGTTAGGGCAGCTAAGGCACCTTAACTTCAGTGGAACGAGTATAAACAACATACCTAGAGGATTTTGTGTTCTAACAAATTTGAGGGCATTAAGAGGGTTTCCCGCCCGAGTGGATGGTGATTGGTGCAGTTTGGAAGAGCTGGGACCTCTTTCTTTTCTCGAGGATCTTGAATTTGACGGATTGGAGAATATAACGGATTCCTCATCTGCAGCAAAGGCAAAGCTTGGCGACAAGGTGCATCTTACTAGTCTATTCTTAAATTGTGGTAGTATATTGGAAGATGATGGGCTGATTAAAGAGGAAGATTGTGTCTCTGAGGAAAAGCAACAACAAATCGAGAAGGTGTTTGAGGAGCTCTGCCCTCCACCCAGGTTAGAAAATCTTGACATCAAAgggtattttggtcgatggctccCAAGGTGGATGATGTCATCGTCGGCTGTGGCCCTCAAGAGCTTGAGGATTCTGTTCATTACTGACCTAGCTTGCTGCAAACAGCTTCCTGATGGATTGTGCCAGCTCCCATATTTGGAGTTCATTCAGATCAACCGTGCTCCAGCCATCAAGCGTGTTGGACCTGAATTCACGCAGTCCTACCATCAACATAGTCCTCGTCCTTCCCAGATGGTGGCTGCATTTCCGAGATTGGAAAAGATTAAATTAATAGGAATGGTGGAATGGGAGGAGTGGGAGTGGGAGGAGCAAGTGCAAGCCTTTCCTGTCTTGCAGGAACTTATGCTAAAGCAATGCAAGTTGAAGTGTCTTCCTCCCGGGCTTGCCTCCCAGGCAAGGGCTTTGAATACGTTATACATATACAATGTCCAGGGTCTCATCTCTCTAGAGAACTTTCCATCTCTGGTCCTGCTGGAACTGGATGAAAACCTTGACCTGGAGAGGATCACTAATCTTCCCAGACTGCAGGAGCTTACCATCCTAAACTGCACAAAGCTAAAGGTGTTGGAAGGTGTTCCTGCGCTCCATAGGCTCGTTCTTTCATATAACGACATGGAAACAATCCCAGAATACATGAAAGGTATAAACCCAAGGCATTTGGAGCTATACTGCAGCCTAGCACTGCTCGTTTCCATAGCTGCGGGACAATCTGGCTCTGAGTGGGACAAGTTCGGCCATGTTGAGCATGTCAAGGCATATGCACGCGAAGGAGGTAATTCAAGGAAATGGTATGTCTTCTACACAGCTAAGCCATATAGCTTGGAGACAAATGTCAGCCACTCTTTCATGCTCAAAG GAACCTTGACTTCTTTTGACGACGCACAAGGATTCGAGTCTCTCTTCAAAATGACGAGAAAAACTTTTAGCTACATCAGCAGCTTGGTGATGGGTCCATCAATGGAAGATATGAACAACTACACCTTTGTTGACGGGAGGGTGCTGTCTTTAGAAGATCGGGTAGCCATTTCTCTTAGAAGATTGCAGTCCAGTGAGCCAACAGAGAGCATAGCATCCTCTGTTGGTGTGAACGAGTCAATCATCTTGTTGGTAACTGAGAGGTTCGTTGATACTGTGTGGGAGCGGGCAGACCACCACTCAAGCGGGCCAGACTGCAGTGAGAAGGATGAAATCAAATCCAAGTTTGACAAGATCCACAATATGCATAACTGTTGCGGGGTTATATGTACAACTCACATCCCATTTGGACCAAACTGCAACCATGAGAAGAATGACATCGCTGTAATCCAATTCATTGTTGATGCAACGAAGAGGTTCAGAAACATTTGGTTGGGACCAGCAGGTAGCATGAACAAGTCGAGCCTTTTGAAGAACTCTGAAATCTTCAAGGAGTGTGCGAAGGGCGGTTGGCTGAATGGCAACAAGCTGAAAGTGGCATTAGATGGATCAGAAGTCGGGGAATACATAATTGGTGATGCGGGATACCCTCTTCTTCCATGGCTACTCACACCTTACCAGGAAGAAGGCCTCTCAGATTCCATGGCAGAGTTCAATAGGAGACATTCTGCAGCCACAACCTGTGCTCTGAAGGCACTCGCAAGGCTCAAAGACACATGGAAGTGCCTGCAAGGAGAGACGTGGTGGCCAGCCAATCTGGAAACTCGAAGTAAAATAATATATGCTTGCTGCATGTTGCATAACATAGTCATAGAAATGGAGGATGATGCAGCCATGCTGAGCACCAAGCGGAGGAATTACTCCAAGGAAGTGCGCCAGATAGCAAAGGAGGACGCTGCCAGGGCGAGGGATATGCTGTCACAATACTTCTTGGCTAGCAGGTCATCTGAATCTGGAG AGGAGGGTGATGAAGCAGCTTCATCAGGCTCAGGAGGTGAAAGCAAGAAACAAGAAAAGCAGGCAAGAACAACAGATGAAGAGATATCAGTATTAACTAG GTGA